TTTAGAATGGGCCAGAGCTAATAATATAAAAATTGGTAAGATGATCCCCCAAGTTGGTATAGAAGGTCCACAAGGTCCCAAGGGTGATGCTGGCCCACAAGGTCCTCAAGGTGAACGTGGTCCACAGGGTTCTGTAGGTCCTACTGGACCAATGGGACCCGCCGGTCCTAAGGGAGATACTGGTGCTACAGGAGCAACGGGCGCTAAAGGTAGTACGGGAGATAGAGGACCTCAAGGAATACAAGGACCAAAAGGAGATAAGGGAGAAACAGGTTCTAATTTTTATTACTCTACATATGAAGCTTCTGCCAATCAGGATACATTGTATTGGACTGATTTACACCCAACAGCTAATCCCCCTCGAGTAGGAGAACACATTATTACTCCTTCTGGGAAGGTATATGAAATTACCAAAGTACATCCAGATACAAGTCCTAAGACTTATGGAATTGGTGAACTTATTGCTAATATTCATGGTATAAAGGGTGATAAAGGAGATACTGGATTAACTGGTTCCCAAGGTCCTGCTGGTCCTAAAGGAGATATTGGTAATGTTGGCCCACAAGGCCCTAAAGGAGATAAAGGTGATACAGGTCCACAAGGACCTAAAGGGAATACAGGGGATCGAGGTCCACAAGGTGTAGCAGGAAAAGATGGTCATTCTGTTTGGTATAATAGAATGCACTATAGTCCTAACAAACAACTACAGTGGTTTACAGATTTGACTAACGCAAGTGCTTCTAACCCACCTAAAGTTAATGATATTATGATTAATGCTGACGGTAATATTGCAATGATTACTAAGGTCAATATTACTAATGATGCAAGTGAAGGTGGAGGAACGTTTGACTATGGTCCTTGGATTGGTAACATCAAGGGTCCCACTGGCCCACAAGGACCAAAGGGTGACAAAGGGGATCGAGGTCCACAAGGACCTAAAGGGAATACAGGGGATCGAGGTCCACAAGGAATACAAGGACCAAAAGGAGACCCAGGTCAGATTCCAGATGTATCAAACATTAATAAGGGCATTGCCGATAATAGAGCTGATATTTTAAGAATTAACCAAAAAATGAGTACTATGTTTGTTAATATTTTAGATTTTGGTGCGCAACCAGAAAATGTTAATTTTGATAACGCTCCTGCTTTTAATAAAGCCATTCAGGCTCTTCCATCAGTTGGCGGAACAATATTTATTCCTAATGGAAATTACTTCCTTAAATCTACTGTCAATGTAGACCGTTCCTATGTTCATGTAATGGGATTAAATCATGGACTCCGAAGTGGTATTGATCCAGTTGATGGTTCTACGCAAGCAGGAGGTGGCGGAGCAAAAGTTACTGTTCAAAATCCAATCACTGCTTTTAAGCTTGAGAATACCCATAACAACAATAGACTTTCAGGTATTACTTTCAGTGGATTCGATCTTCGGGGAGATACTAACGCTGGAGTTGGTATTGACGGAGTATCTAATTCAGATAGAATCGTTATTGACAATATGACTATAAATAATGTTGGTATTGGAGTGAGATTACATGCCGCAGACGCTCCGAGAATTACCAATTCATGGATTGCGGAAACTCAATCAAGTATTCTTTTGACTGGGGCAAGTCAACAAGCAGAAATTAAAAACAATTCATTAGGTGCACAGCCAAAAGGAACTACAATTTATATGGAAAATCCAGACAGATTTAATATTTCTGGTAATAATATTTATCCAGATGGGGCTTCGGCTATTAGAATATTAAATCCAGTACATGGTTCTATTGTTGGTAATACAATCTCTGCATATTATAACGGCATGATTGAATTTTTACCCAATTCAGATGGAGCATTTGGTAATGGGAATGTTATTTCTAGCAACGTGATTGCGCTGGAGTCATGGCATGATAACCCTGACAGAAAAGATAACAAGTGGGGTATTGTTCATATCGAAGCGTTCAATAATGTGATAATTGGAAATAACCTTCTCGCCAATGGTACCCCTCATAATACAACAGGAATTCTTATTATGAGGGGTGACTACAATAGAATCGCCAACAATGTGATTACTATCCCAGATACAGTTTCCAAGGTAGTAATTAATGGTGCTGCGAATAACAACTGGGTAGTTTACAGCACAACAGGAATTCTTATTATGAGGGGTGACTACAATAGAATCGCCAACAATGTGATTACTATCCCAGATACAGTTTCCAAGGTAGTAATTAATGGTGCTGCGAATAACAACTGGGTAGTTTACAGCAAGTGCGTCATTTGACGGACATCCTTTCATATAGGTTTGGTTCACTTAATATGATACCTGATGTCACGCCGAATGGCGTTTTTTATTTACCACCAACTGGGTGGCTAACTTCATTCTATAATCCACCATTGTTATCAGCCATCGTAATCGGGGCACCTTATGGAAGCACAAAAGAACAGGCAGCAGCAATTTATGCAAATACGTTTGCTCAATTAGGTTTTGTTACCCTTGCATTTGATCAAGTATACATGGGTGAATCAGCTGGCGAACCTCGTCATGTTGCTTCTCCAGACTTATATGCGGAATCTTTTAGTGCCGCAGTTGATTATCCAGGTACAAAAGCAAAGCATGTCAATCGCGAACAAATAAGTGTTATCGGTATCAGTGGAGGGGCAGGCTTTGCTCTTAGCGCTGCGGCTGTTGATATACGAATTAAATCTGTTGTAACAATTTCAATGTATGATATGACAGATATTCGTGAGATGGCTAATCTTGCTCCTGAACAATTATTCCAGCTTAAAGATCAATTATCAAAGCAACGGTGGGACGATTTTGAAAATGGGCAGCCTGACTATCATCCTTCCTTCCCAGAAGAACCATATGATAGTATTGACGATTTACCAAATCATGATGAGTTAACAAATGAGTGGCTTCGTTTTTACGCTCTTAAACGTGGCTTCCATCCAAATACACGTGGAACTGCAACAACCACTTCTAATTTAGCAATGCTTGAATTTTCTGCGTTAGACTATATTAAAGAAATTTCACCACGACCAATCCTATTTATTTATGGAGACAATGCTCACTCCCGTTCTTATTCCGAGAGAGCTTATTACCTTGCTAACCAACCAAAGCAAAGATTGATCGTAAAAAACTGCGAACATATTGATTTTTATGATAATATGGAAAAAATTCCAGTAGATCAAATTGCAAAGTTTATAAAAGACAGTTTCAACGCATAAATAACGCCGTTTGTAAAATTAAGTTAGAAAAATAGAAAAGCCATTTGTGGTAGACTTTTGAATACCCCTAAACAAAAGAAAGGAAACCACAAATGACTTACACCCATCTTACCACAAACGAGCTGACAATCATCGCCCATTCTTTCGTGCAAAAGCTTAAAGCGTACCGAGTGGCCCAAATGATCAACCGTTGTGCCGAAACCGTACTCAGTTGTCACTGGCTGAACTCACTTATATCAACGACAAAATTGCCCAGGGGTGGACGCCTGATACCATTATTGGGCGCGCTGAGCGCCCAATTAGTTGTAACCTGCGAACTCTTTACCGGATGTTTGAACGTGGCCAGTTCGGCTTCGATGTCCGTTCCTTGCCGATGCGAGGTAAGCGGCACTCGAATGGCTATGTCGAGCGCAGCGGGAAGGCTGGCCAATTGGGGCAAAGTATTCACGAGCGTGCCAAGGACTTTCCGCACTATGCCACTGAATTTGGGCACCTTGAAGCTGATACCGTCCAAGGCAAAAAGCACCAAGGGGCGGTAATGACCCTGACCAAACGCCAATCGAAGGTCGAAATTGTACTCAATGTGCACGAAAAGACGGCTGATGCGATTAACCAACACTTAAGTCAGTGGCTTCGGAAATTCCCGCGGCACTTCTTCAAATCGATTACCTTTGACAACGGAAAAGAATTCGCCGGCTGGCGCGAGATTGCCAATCAATTTGACCTTCACACTTACTTTGCCGAGGTTGGTGCTCCCAATCAATGAGGGCTGAACGAAAACAACAACGGTCTTTTAGGTCGGGATGGCTTAACGAAACAGCTAGATTTCCGCAATCTTCCTGATGAATTGGTAACCCAACTGATGAGTAAGCGAAATAACCTGCTCCGTAAATCACTAGGCTATCGAACTCCATATGAAGTATTTATGTCTTACGTCACTGATGAGCAACTATTTTCTTTCTAACTTAAATTGACATTTCGGGTATGACTTACACCCATCTTACCACAAACGAGCTGACAATCATCGCCCATTCTTTCGTGCAAAAGCTTAAAGCGTACCGAGTGGCCCAAATGATCAACCGTTGTGCCGAAACCGTACTCAGTTGTCACTGGCTGAACTCACTTATATCAACGACAAAATTGCCCAGGGGTGGACGCCTGATACCATTATTGGGCGCGCTGAGCGCCCAATTAGTTGTAACCTGCGAACTCTTTACCGGATGTTTGAACGTGGCCAGTTCGGCTTCGATGTCCGTTCCTTGCCGATGCGAGGTAAGCGGCACTCGAATGGCTATGTCGAGCGCAGCGGGAAGGCTGGCCAATTGGGGCAAAGTATTCACGAGCGTGCCAAGGACTTTCCGCACTATGCCACTGAATTTGGGCACCTTGAAGCTGATACCGTCCAAGGCAAAAAGCACCAAGGGGCGGTAACGGAATTTAGCTCAGCTTGGTAGAGCGCTGCGTTCGGGACGCAGAGGTCGCAAGTTCAAATCTTGTAATTCCGAGCACCCATAGCGCAATTGGATAGAGTGTCTGACTACGAATCAGAAGGTTGAAGGTTCGACTCCTTCTGGGTGCACTAGCGGAAGTAGTTCAGTGGTAGAACATCACCTTGCCATGGTGGGGGTCGCGGGTTCGAATCCCGTCTTCCGCTGCGGATGTGGCGGAATTGGCAGACGCGCAAGATTTAGGATCTTGTATCATTTTGATGTAAGGGTTCAAGTCCCTTCATCCGCAGGAGGATTAGCTCAGTTGGGAGAGCATCTGCCTTACAAGCAGGGGGTCACAGGTTCGAGCCCTGTATCCTCCAATGATTGCTATAGCTGGGACAATCGGTGCAGGAAAGACCAGTTTGACAAAGCTGTTGGCAGACCATCTTAATAGCCAGGCCTTCTATGAATCTGTTGATGACAATAAAATTTTGCCGCTTTTTTATAAAGATCCTAAAAAATATGGTTTCTTATTACAGATTTACTTTTTAAACAAGCGGCTTGATGAGATTAAAGATTCATACTCAAATGATTTAAATGTTTTGGACCGTTCAATTTTTGAAGATGCCTTATTATTCAAGTTAAACGCAGATATGGGTCGAGCTACGGAAACGGAGTCAAATATTTATTCTTCATTATTAAGTAACATGATGGAAGAATTACCAGAGCAACCACACCAAAAAGCCCCCAACCTTTTAATTACAATTAGGGTTTCGTTTGAGACAATGCTTGAACGGATTAAGAAACGGGGACGTTCATTTGAACAAATTGCTAATGATTCTTCATTATATTCATATTATAAAAACTTAAACGAACGTTATGTTCAATGGTATGAGGATTATAATGAAAGTCCTAAGATGGTTATTGATGGTGATAAATATGATTTTGTTGAAGATCCGGCTGCTGCTAAGAAGGTCTTAGCCATGATTGATGAAAAATTAATTGAATTAAATCTTAAATAGATGGTAGATGAATCTAAGTCGACGGGTCATATGGAACGGACATTACAGACACGTCACTTGTCCATGATTGCTCTTGGTGGAACAATCGGTACGGGACTTTTTATTGCCAGTGGATCCGCTATTTCAACTGCGGGACCTGGCGGAGCGTTAGTTGCATATGGAATTATGGGAATTATGGTTTATTTCCTAATGACGAGTCTAGGGGAAATGGCAACATATATGCCATTAACTGGGTCATTTTCAGCTTATTCAACAAAATTTGTTGATCCTGCACTAGGTTTTGCTCTTGGTTGGAATTATTGGTTTAACTGGGCGATTACAATCCCCGTAGATGTTACAACTGCGGGAATTGTAATGAATTATTGGCTTCCTAATGTTCCAGGCTGGATTTTTAGTGTAACAGTGATGGCATTAATTTTCTTAATCAATTATTTATCAGTACGATCTTATGGTGAAACTGAATTTTGGCTTGCTTTAATCAAAGTTGTCACAGTTATCGTATTTTTAATTGTCGGTGTTGCAATTATTTTTGGAATTATGGGTGGTAAGCCAGTTGGATTAAGCAACTTCCACTATAAGCAGGCACCGTTTGTTGGAGGTGTGCCAGCAATTATTAGTGTTTTCTTGGTTGCTGGGTTCTCATTCCAAGGAACAGAATTAGTTGGAATTACTGCTGGTGAAGCTGCTACACCAGAAAAGTCTGTCTCAAAGGCAATCCATTCAACTTTCTGGCGAATTTTACTTTTTTATATTTTTGCTATTTTTGTTATTGCCTGCATCCTTCCTTACACAGATAAGAACTTATTGAATCAAGACGTTTCAAATATTACAATGAGTCCATTTACGATTGTGTTTAAGCGGGCAGGATTAGCATTTGCGGCTAGTGCAATGAATGCGGTTATCTTAACTGCCGTCATTTCTGCTGCTAACTCTGGTTTATATGCTTCAACCCGGATGCTTTATTCACAAGCGCGTGAAGGATATGCATGGCGGATTTTTGGTTATGTAAACCGGCATGGTATTCCGATTTATGCTTTGCTGGGAACGATGGTTGTTTCATTAGCAGCCTATGCAACCCAATTCATTGGTCCCGAAGCTTATAACTACTTAATTGGTGCATCTGGATTGTGTGGATTTATTGCATGGTTAGGAATTGCAATTTCCCACTACCGCTTTAGGAAGGCATTTCTTAAGCAAGGCCATACACTGTCTGAATTGAAGTATCATGCAACAGGGTTCCCATTTGGCCCAGTATTCGCGCTTACTCTATGTATTGTCGTTATTTGTGGTCAAAACATTGATGCTTTTGTAAAAATGGACTGGCAAAACATTTTAATTACTTACATGGGAATTCCATTATTCTTAATTCTTTTCTTCTACTACAAGATTCGTTACAAGACGCACTTGATTCCGCTTGATAAGGTTGATTTATCAAGGCGAACAAAGGGTGAATCGTACGAACCGGAAGATGATTAAATGAGTGAAATTATAATTGAATCAGCAAAAACTAATAACAATTTAGGAGCAATAGTTAAATTGTTGGATAATGAAAACTTAACACAAGCAGTGGGACTGCTTTTACCACTTCAAAGAGAAAAACGTGTGCAAGCTATTAAGATGTTTGTTCGCCAGAATCATGTAATGGTAGTGAAACTAAATGAAGATGTAGTGGGGATGATTGTATTAAGTGCTTGGTATGGGGATGAAGGAAAAAGAATTGCTCATCATTATGAATTAGGTTATCTTTTGCAGCAAAACCAATGGAATAAAGGCATAATGACAACTGCACTTCAAAAATTTATTTCTATTTTGCCATCTAAAATTACGATTCATGCGGAGTGCAAACAAAGCAATTATCGTTCTCAGCGAGTACTTGTTAAATGTGGTTTTACTTATGACAAGGATGACTTATGGCAATGCATTATTAAATAAATGTTTATTGAACGTGATGATCATCGGTGGTGGCGCTTTGCCTTAAGCGGTGGTTTCTTTATCGCATTGATGCTATTAATTATGTTTAATTCGTCAGTGCTAACAATGATTGATGCTGTTCTGCAGTCGTTATTTACTAGTCAGCGCCTGGAAGGAATTGGTTGGTTCCGTGCTTTGATGAGCTTACTTTCATTTTTAGTTAAACCGGTCTTAGATTTAGTATGGGTATTTATTATTGCAGGTGTTTTATGGTTGAAGGGCTATCGCATCCCGGCTTTATGGTCATTAGGAACGATTTTTGGTGGTGATGTGCTTGGAACAATTATTAAACACATCGTTAAGCGGGTCCGTCCTGCACAACACTTGGCAGCAGATGATGGCTATAGTTTCCCTAGTGGTCACACTTTAGGATTCTTCTTGGTAGTAGCAATTTTATTCTTAATTGTAATTCCGCTTATTCAAAAAGCATCTGTCCGCACAATTTTGCAAATTTTATTAATATTTGCAGTCTTCTTTTTGGCGGTATCGCGGGTATATCTTTATGCTCACTGGCCTTTTGATACTATTGGTGCAATGTTATTAGCTTATGCATGGTTACAAGTAGCTGAATGGCTCTATGTCGCTTGGGCACCACGATTGCAACGGATTCCGTTCTTCCGTAGTATTGAAATTTAAATGAATTGGGGTAACCTATTATTACAATTTTTCTTATGCTATGTTTCGACAGTTTGTTTTGGTATCCTCTTAAATATTCCTAAACGTGCCTATCATACTGCGGGGATGATTGGTGGAGGCGTATGGGTAGTCTACTGGATAATGTATTATTGCAGTGGCATTGGCCTTGCGTTTAGTAATTTAGTTGCTGCAATCTTAATTTCGGTATTAAGCCAGGCAGCAGCTCGTCGAAAACGAATGCCAATTATTGTTTTTAATGTGCCCGCGCTAGTTCCATTTGTGCCTGGAGGACAGGCTTATAAAATGGTTCGTAATTTTGCTATTGGTAATTACCATCTTGTTAATGTTTATTTCTACCAGGTAGTTGTCATTGTTGGTGCAATTACGCTTGGCTTTGGTTTGGGAGAGCTTTTAAATCGTGTTTTGAACTATCTTCATAAATATTTAATCAAAAAGTCACGATGGAATTTTTGAATGTTAACGAAACGACGACAAGCACTAGCACTAAAGACTTGTTTGCTAGCTGGGAGACTTTTAATTGAAAATGGATCAAATATGGAACGAGTTAACGACACCTTATCCCGAATGGCAAAAAGTGCAGGACTTCATGGCTTTCAGGCTTTTACAACCGTAACTGGAATTGTAGTTGGGACGATTAATGAACCTGATGCCCAAGTAATTACTATTCGTCATCGCAAAAACAATTTAAGTAAAATTGCGGATGTCAATGAAGTTTCTCGTGAACTAGCACGGCGCAAAATTGATGTTCCACAAGCATTTGCTAAATTAAAAAAGATTGATCGCCAAAAGATGTCAAGATGGCAAAACTGGTATGAATCATTTGCTGCTGCGATTTTAAGTGGTGCATTAATGATTGTTTTTACAGGTAATGTTTCTGATTCTTGGGCTGGCTTTCTTGCAGGTGGCGTAGGTTACGGAGCATTTTCATACCTTTTACGAAAGTTTAAGATTCAATATTTAGGAGAGTTTTGTTCTTCCTTAATTATAGGTATTTTGGCGGTGATCTTTGTTAAAATGCACCTTGCTAATAATATTAATGATATTATTATTGGTGCGGTTATGCCTCTGGTTCCTGGGGTGCCCTTAACTAATGCGGCACGGGATTTAGTTTCCGGAAACTTAATTAGTGGACCTACAAGAGGGATTGAGGCGATTCTAACTGCCGTTTCGATTGGTAGTGCAATTGTAATTGTTCTGCACTTTAATTAGATGGAACAAGGAACTGTTAAATGGTTTAATGACGATAAGGGGTATGGCTTCATTACTCGTGAAAGCGGCGATGACGTGTTTGTTCATTTTTCTGCTATTCAAGGGGATGGCTTTAAGTCATTGAGTGAAGGACAACATGTTACGTTTGAAGTTGAAGAAGGCGAACGTGGCCTTCAAGCTGCAAATGTAGTTAAAGACTAATTGACTCCAATGAAGGAAGACTATCTAAAAATTATTTTTGAATTAGGTGGTAGTCATAAAAAAGTTTCTAATAAAGAGATTTCCCTTGGACTAGGAATTGCCGCTGGATCAGTAACCGAGATGATTTCTAAGTTGGCTGACGAAGGGCTAGTTGTTCATGAACCATATGCCGGTATTTCTTTAACTGAAAAGGGACAAAAGTATGCTGCAGAATTAGTTCGAAAGCATCGTTTATGGGAAACATTTTTAGTGGATAAGCTTCACTACAATTTTGCCGACGTCCATTCAGAAGCGGAAATTCTTGAACATCAGACAAGTGATCGACTAGCAACGGCCTTAGATGCTTTTCTTCAACACCCTGATCATTGTCCGCATGGTGGAGTAATTCCATCAGCTAATGGCAAGTTCCCAGATGTAACACATCGTTTATTAGCAGATGCTGATGATGGGGAAAAAGTTGAACTAGAACGATTCTTAGATAATCATGAACTTCTCACTTACTTAGAAGAGTTAGGATTACGACCTCAGGAACAAGTAACTGTAATTCGCCATGAGCCTTTTGAAGGACCAATTGTGATTCAAAAAGAGGATAACGACCAAGAAATTAATGTTTCATATAAGGCCTCACATAATATTTTTATTGAACCGGACACAGCTCAAGAAAATAAAGGTTAAATGGACGAAAAAGTAACAGGGAAACGCTTTTTAGCAGTTACCCTCCTAAATGTATTAATTACAATTGTTGAAATCTTCGGAGGTATTCTTTCAGGAAGTTTAGCCTTACTATCAGATGCTTTTCATAATTTAGGGGATTCGCTTTCCATTGTACTAGGCTACTTTGCCCAGCATATTGGCGGGCAACCAGAGAATCAGCAACGAACTTATGGCTACCGTCGAGCTGAAATCCTCTCAGCATTAACTAATAGTATTTTTTTAATTGTTATCTCTGTCTTTTTAATTATTGAAGCTATTAAGCGGTTAGAGCATCCCCAGCATATTAACGGGGGCATTATGTTAACCGTAGCCGTGATTGGTCTGCTTGCCAACTTTATTTCTGCAGCCCTCTTACATGCCGGAAGCGAAGACAGCTTAAATGTCAAAGCAACTTATCTCCACATTCTAAGTGATGCACTTTCATCAGTTGCCGTTATCATTGGAGGAATCATTCTTACCTTTGTTAATGTTCCATGGCTTGATCCCGCCTTGACAATTGGGGTTGCCCTCTATATTGCTTATGAGGCTTGGCCAATTATTAATCAAACCATTAAAATTCTCATGCAGTCCTCCCCAGATCTTGATTATAATTCCATCGAAAATGATTTAAAACAAATCGACGGAGTTACGGCAGTTCATCACGTCCATGCATGGATGATGGATGAACACCGAATCATTTTCTCTGCCCATCTTAATTGTGATGACTTGCCACTAAGCCAGGTTGAGC
The genomic region above belongs to Limosilactobacillus reuteri and contains:
- a CDS encoding cold-shock protein, translating into MEQGTVKWFNDDKGYGFITRESGDDVFVHFSAIQGDGFKSLSEGQHVTFEVEEGERGLQAANVVKD
- a CDS encoding amino acid permease codes for the protein MVDESKSTGHMERTLQTRHLSMIALGGTIGTGLFIASGSAISTAGPGGALVAYGIMGIMVYFLMTSLGEMATYMPLTGSFSAYSTKFVDPALGFALGWNYWFNWAITIPVDVTTAGIVMNYWLPNVPGWIFSVTVMALIFLINYLSVRSYGETEFWLALIKVVTVIVFLIVGVAIIFGIMGGKPVGLSNFHYKQAPFVGGVPAIISVFLVAGFSFQGTELVGITAGEAATPEKSVSKAIHSTFWRILLFYIFAIFVIACILPYTDKNLLNQDVSNITMSPFTIVFKRAGLAFAASAMNAVILTAVISAANSGLYASTRMLYSQAREGYAWRIFGYVNRHGIPIYALLGTMVVSLAAYATQFIGPEAYNYLIGASGLCGFIAWLGIAISHYRFRKAFLKQGHTLSELKYHATGFPFGPVFALTLCIVVICGQNIDAFVKMDWQNILITYMGIPLFLILFFYYKIRYKTHLIPLDKVDLSRRTKGESYEPEDD
- a CDS encoding NosD domain-containing protein, whose translation is MKKVYILNNDRFYVSAKEVADDYVVASNETIVAPNRNTYPPYKFNGSEGVGVSYLEWARANNIKIGKMIPQVGIEGPQGPKGDAGPQGPQGERGPQGSVGPTGPMGPAGPKGDTGATGATGAKGSTGDRGPQGIQGPKGDKGETGSNFYYSTYEASANQDTLYWTDLHPTANPPRVGEHIITPSGKVYEITKVHPDTSPKTYGIGELIANIHGIKGDKGDTGLTGSQGPAGPKGDIGNVGPQGPKGDKGDTGPQGPKGNTGDRGPQGVAGKDGHSVWYNRMHYSPNKQLQWFTDLTNASASNPPKVNDIMINADGNIAMITKVNITNDASEGGGTFDYGPWIGNIKGPTGPQGPKGDKGDRGPQGPKGNTGDRGPQGIQGPKGDPGQIPDVSNINKGIADNRADILRINQKMSTMFVNILDFGAQPENVNFDNAPAFNKAIQALPSVGGTIFIPNGNYFLKSTVNVDRSYVHVMGLNHGLRSGIDPVDGSTQAGGGGAKVTVQNPITAFKLENTHNNNRLSGITFSGFDLRGDTNAGVGIDGVSNSDRIVIDNMTINNVGIGVRLHAADAPRITNSWIAETQSSILLTGASQQAEIKNNSLGAQPKGTTIYMENPDRFNISGNNIYPDGASAIRILNPVHGSIVGNTISAYYNGMIEFLPNSDGAFGNGNVISSNVIALESWHDNPDRKDNKWGIVHIEAFNNVIIGNNLLANGTPHNTTGILIMRGDYNRIANNVITIPDTVSKVVINGAANNNWVVYSTTGILIMRGDYNRIANNVITIPDTVSKVVINGAANNNWVVYSKCVI
- a CDS encoding GNAT family N-acetyltransferase, with the translated sequence MSEIIIESAKTNNNLGAIVKLLDNENLTQAVGLLLPLQREKRVQAIKMFVRQNHVMVVKLNEDVVGMIVLSAWYGDEGKRIAHHYELGYLLQQNQWNKGIMTTALQKFISILPSKITIHAECKQSNYRSQRVLVKCGFTYDKDDLWQCIIK
- a CDS encoding cation diffusion facilitator family transporter; protein product: MDEKVTGKRFLAVTLLNVLITIVEIFGGILSGSLALLSDAFHNLGDSLSIVLGYFAQHIGGQPENQQRTYGYRRAEILSALTNSIFLIVISVFLIIEAIKRLEHPQHINGGIMLTVAVIGLLANFISAALLHAGSEDSLNVKATYLHILSDALSSVAVIIGGIILTFVNVPWLDPALTIGVALYIAYEAWPIINQTIKILMQSSPDLDYNSIENDLKQIDGVTAVHHVHAWMMDEHRIIFSAHLNCDDLPLSQVERIYSQVEKILHEKYGICHVTIQAEYHRGKDEKLFNTPVDEKNVINNDFKED
- a CDS encoding deoxynucleoside kinase, encoding MIAIAGTIGAGKTSLTKLLADHLNSQAFYESVDDNKILPLFYKDPKKYGFLLQIYFLNKRLDEIKDSYSNDLNVLDRSIFEDALLFKLNADMGRATETESNIYSSLLSNMMEELPEQPHQKAPNLLITIRVSFETMLERIKKRGRSFEQIANDSSLYSYYKNLNERYVQWYEDYNESPKMVIDGDKYDFVEDPAAAKKVLAMIDEKLIELNLK
- a CDS encoding threonine/serine exporter family protein, whose amino-acid sequence is MLTKRRQALALKTCLLAGRLLIENGSNMERVNDTLSRMAKSAGLHGFQAFTTVTGIVVGTINEPDAQVITIRHRKNNLSKIADVNEVSRELARRKIDVPQAFAKLKKIDRQKMSRWQNWYESFAAAILSGALMIVFTGNVSDSWAGFLAGGVGYGAFSYLLRKFKIQYLGEFCSSLIIGILAVIFVKMHLANNINDIIIGAVMPLVPGVPLTNAARDLVSGNLISGPTRGIEAILTAVSIGSAIVIVLHFN
- a CDS encoding phosphatase PAP2 family protein, whose amino-acid sequence is MFIERDDHRWWRFALSGGFFIALMLLIMFNSSVLTMIDAVLQSLFTSQRLEGIGWFRALMSLLSFLVKPVLDLVWVFIIAGVLWLKGYRIPALWSLGTIFGGDVLGTIIKHIVKRVRPAQHLAADDGYSFPSGHTLGFFLVVAILFLIVIPLIQKASVRTILQILLIFAVFFLAVSRVYLYAHWPFDTIGAMLLAYAWLQVAEWLYVAWAPRLQRIPFFRSIEI
- a CDS encoding metal-dependent transcriptional regulator, translating into MTPMKEDYLKIIFELGGSHKKVSNKEISLGLGIAAGSVTEMISKLADEGLVVHEPYAGISLTEKGQKYAAELVRKHRLWETFLVDKLHYNFADVHSEAEILEHQTSDRLATALDAFLQHPDHCPHGGVIPSANGKFPDVTHRLLADADDGEKVELERFLDNHELLTYLEELGLRPQEQVTVIRHEPFEGPIVIQKEDNDQEINVSYKASHNIFIEPDTAQENKG
- a CDS encoding threonine/serine exporter family protein, whose amino-acid sequence is MNWGNLLLQFFLCYVSTVCFGILLNIPKRAYHTAGMIGGGVWVVYWIMYYCSGIGLAFSNLVAAILISVLSQAAARRKRMPIIVFNVPALVPFVPGGQAYKMVRNFAIGNYHLVNVYFYQVVVIVGAITLGFGLGELLNRVLNYLHKYLIKKSRWNF
- a CDS encoding alpha/beta hydrolase, with the translated sequence MLSAIVIGAPYGSTKEQAAAIYANTFAQLGFVTLAFDQVYMGESAGEPRHVASPDLYAESFSAAVDYPGTKAKHVNREQISVIGISGGAGFALSAAAVDIRIKSVVTISMYDMTDIREMANLAPEQLFQLKDQLSKQRWDDFENGQPDYHPSFPEEPYDSIDDLPNHDELTNEWLRFYALKRGFHPNTRGTATTTSNLAMLEFSALDYIKEISPRPILFIYGDNAHSRSYSERAYYLANQPKQRLIVKNCEHIDFYDNMEKIPVDQIAKFIKDSFNA